In Vespa velutina chromosome 1, iVesVel2.1, whole genome shotgun sequence, the genomic stretch AAACACAAAGAATTCATGCATGGACTTACATCTACATCGACTGCTCACCACAACAAAACCATGATCTTCATTCTAAAAGACCTTGAAACCTGTTGTCATGTATTCCTGCGCTGTGATCACGTGAAAGATCCACTAGAAGCACCGTACATTGGTACTTATTAGGTCTATAAGGTTATAGACCTAATAAGTGACCGGGTATTCAAAATTAACATcaatggagaagaaaaaaacatttcaataGACAGATTGAAATCTGCATACATCAGCAAGACCAACGATGATCAACCATACTCTTCAATAGATCAACAAATCCAACCACATCACTGGGGTTCCATTGCAGATAAACCTAAATGAACTTACACATATAAAGTCAATTTCAAACTTCCCGCAGAAATTCACTCAGGGGGAATGGCTGTAGCGACTTCGTTGCAACTCTTACGCTTCCTCCGGCAAGACATAATTAACTACCTCGGCCCCACCAACACACGTGGGAACTAACCTAACAAAGTGAGAGACAACAAAGACGTCGAAAACAAAAGAGGCGACAAAGATGCcaggaacaaaaaaataatctttctttctttgattcttCTTAAGACCATAGCCATAGCTGCTGAGAGTGATAGTCGGATTAAACTACTGTGTACTTGACAGAGTTAAATAAGTATATCACAATTATTGCTTGATGTACAAAGTTTCTTTCTACATAGTGGATTGTCATAGTAAATGTCCACGAAAAACCCACACATTAACAACATCAGCGCCACCTGTGTTTCTATACGTGATACaagtttaaaagaaatattttattaaaagatatgtTTCATTCgtacgttttatatttttctttgttatattaattgtatcaatttaattagaataattttctaatatatagtaaaatttttaaaaataattaagatgcGAATGTAAACTTAATAAATAGTATTAGGTtgtttatgaattattattttgcacaatatttttatacgtatttatttctaatatatattgcaataaaaatggaataattacataattcaactcaaaaaatatttcattaatattttttagataaatcaaaagtaataatatttctataaaaaaaaaagttctgtATATTAACTATCGATTCCTATACATGCTATATGCTTTTATAGAAAGTGCATCATTAGAAAAGTTATGAGATAGGGAAGATCAATTGAGAGCTTAATCTTTCAtgcttataatatttttttgaataaaaaattactgttatttcttcctcgttctattaattatttctaggCATCCAGGcagcttcatttttttttgcccaCAAAGATCAAATTGTTGTAAGCGTTACAACGGCATTTTGTAGATTTTTACCTTTAGTTAAGGTTACGATTGCGTCTGAATTACGATTCCCGACATTTTGTTTAATTCCTCGGTTGTTAATTAGGCTTTTAGTCATGTCATGACGAATGCAACATGTTACAAAGCGTTTTAATTTACTATTGTAGCTGTAAGTTCTATAATTTACTCTTCGTTATTTCGATCTAATCTAAAATACCATGTTTTCTTCGCATTTGTATAACCATTCGATCCATTTTtccaatttgaattttttattaaatctaccGATATGGAACCATGGGATACTAAGTCGGTGGGTCCATTATCTTCAAATCCAGCAACACTAATATAGTTGCTGAATTGAAGTTCGATTCGGTTTGGTAATAACTTACCATTATAGAATGCTAGTCTGCCCGATTTGTGGAAGAGATAGGacaattcgatttattattcgtcTTGAAATAAAAAACCTTTCTTGATGCCCGtttgaaagtgaaaaaaaaaggaaaatgcgttcgtttttaaaaacgcaataaaaaatgttgaaattcCTAACAGACAGTAATTTTAAATTGCAATtgttatatatcaattattttatcgatttgaaTGATTAGATTTCGAAAGgatagatcgaaaaaaaagaaaaaataaacaaataaaggaaaagttaGATAACAACCTAAGAGTATGTACACGAGAGGAGAAAACAATAGACGAACATCCGTTTATATTTAGCTTTACACGCGCGCATTTTTAGTATGATAGGAGCTATCGAACATAGTTgaagttatattaattaaactatCCAACTACAAAATGTAAAGAAACATGATAAATTGATGTTACCTTTAATGCGTGCATTACTATCTCGTGTATTATTACCAAgcaatataagtaaataatacttATGGCAAAATACTTATTGGAcagtattcttttttaatactacTCTACATTTATAGGTGGCGAAAAATGTGTTTTTCAAACTAGTTCCTAGTTCCTTTATTGCTTCTAGTTCCtctattatgtttattttcatctttatattttttatgtattatttttgtaatacttTATAAATAAGTTCCTTTtttgtgataaaaattttacacgAAGTATAAATTCTTTGGATAAATTTGTCCGTATtattgtttctattatttgtCCGTATTATTCTCTAGAGAAATTCAATATAGTGTAAATTCACTACATAGTTTGGTATCAGTGGTGTGCATTTCTTTTCGTCTCCTGAAATACGGCGAGTAGGTGTTGCATTAGCATCGATTCTTTATTTAACTGTTAAAATGGTAAGCAgatttatatgattaatattagtGATATCGAGAATCACAATTTCTTAGTTTTgaagagaataatttttaaaaaataaacttgaAGGATGCTTCGTATTCCGAAGGATTCAATAATTGTCGAATAGCTGTAATTTTTTCTACCATTAAAAACGTGTTgggattctaataatattgttttaaacATATGGGAaaagtttttgaaaaattatcgaaaaatttagTAAAATCATTTTCGTAAATGTCAGTCTTTACAAAATGTCTCACTTTGTGTATAGTTTAAGATATTGTTTAATTGtggaattaatttgatatactaataatatatttattggttagttatgaatataatttacacGAACTttactattcttttctttttttcatcaataGCATATGCTTCAAAAGAACtaatttaactttctttttatagggTTTTGTAAaagttgttaaaaataaacagtACTTTAAACGTTATCAAGTCAAATTCAAGAGGCGTCGTGAAGGTAAAACTGATTATTATGCACGTAAAAGATTGACCATCCAAGACAAGAATAAGTACAATACTCCTAAATACAGGTTGATTGTTCGTTTATCCAATAAAGATATTACATGTCAAGtaagttatataatattaaatacctgttcaatattatatattattaaatatacatttagtattgtttaataatttttatcttttatagatTGCTTATTCACGAATTGAAGGAGATAAGATAGTTTGTGCTGCCTACAGTCATGAACTTCCAAGATATGGAATTAAAGTTGGACTTACCAATTATGCATCAGCTTATTGTACTGGACTGTTGGTAGCCAGAAGGGTAACTATTTCTACTTAAATTCCTttacatatattgtaaatgcatatatttttatcaaaatgatgAACAACTCAGCTCGCTTTGATTTATAACTGAAGAAATATTGTTCCCAAAATATAATTCTGATACATCAATTCTCTAGTTATAAGATACAGCCATATTGTATAGGtaactatatgtatgtaatattttttttcgtacagCTCCTTAAAAACTTAGGCTTAGATACATTATATCCAGGTACCATTGATGTAACTGGAGATGAATACAATGTGGAAGAATTAGATGATGGTCCAGGTGCATTTAGATGTTACCTAGACACAGGTTTGACACGTACTACCACTGGTGCTAGAGTGTTTGGTGCTATGAAGGGAGCAGTAGATGGAGGTCTTAACATTCCTCATAGGTAAGTGATAGTAAGTTTGAAAGATTGcttttatgaattaataagtATCTAATCATTATGCAATTATTTTTGTGATGATTTTTTGACACATGCGCGTCATCTGAGTCACAGCAAAGTTTACGTCTTTCCTTGTGTTTTACAGTGGCAATTTGTAAACTTTGCACCGgcataaaagattataaagtGTCTCTGATAActcttatcttcctttttttttatgtatatggCAATAAATACTTCATCataatcattttgtttttattaaatagcACCAAAAGATTTCCAGGATTTGATAGTGAATCTAAATCTTTTAATGCTGAGGTACATCGGAAGCATATTTTTGGTCAACACGTTGCAAATTATATGAGGACATTAGAACAGCAAGACGACGAAGTTTACAAGAAACAATTCTCTCAGTATATTAAGAACGGAATTGTTGCTAACAacgtaagtaaataatatatattattactttttatatactataacGTCTAACTTAAAATTACTACTAGATATATCAAGCTATGTAGTGTCGCTGTTGGacaatagaaaataacattggttataaatagataaatgtatttataaatacattttacaatGTAATCTCTGTTAACAGTTCTATCAATTACAAATTTATGAGTATAACTTGGTATGCATGagtaaatataaactttttttgcAGATCGAAGATATGTACAAAAAAGCACATGAAGCCATACGTGCTAATCCAGAACACGTCAAAGTTACGAAGGATAAAGAACCTGTCAAGAAAAGATGGAATCGTGCAAAACTCTCATTGTCCGAACGTAAAAATCGTGTTGCTCAAAAGAAAGCGTCATTCCTCAAAACTTTGGCAGAATTGGATGCctaaaaatcttattttatgttttgcCCAGCCTTTTATCGAGCATCGTATTTTGTCACAGTGTTTGTATTTGGTTGTATTTGgcatgataataaaataagatgattaaagtattatttttattaaaatataaatattttttaataacaaaattactCAAAtcaaatatgattatatatgaatTGATTGCCTGATGAATGTTTCCGTTTATGCagaatttttgtatattttctaaaattttgaagaaatgTAATGACAACATATTTCTATTGAAGATTGTAAAATTTTGTAGCTATGATTTATTTGAAGAGAAAAGTTTGAAGACAACAgttaaaatttacttttataatagtaGTTCAATGACGGTTGTTTCTGTGTTTGATCGGGATTTGTGGGTTTTTAGTGAACAATCCACtatatagaaagaaacttTGCACATCAAGCAATAATTgtgatacatttatttaactttgtcAGGTACACAGTAGTTTAATCAAACTATCACTCTCAAAGCTATGGCTACGGTCTTGAGAAGAAtcaaagaatgaatgaaagaataatttctttttcgttcccGACGTCTTCGTCATCTTTTGTTTTCGGCCTTTTTGTGTTTTCATTTTGGTTGGTTTTTTACGTGTGTGTTGATGACACGGACGTATTAGTTATGTGTCTTGCCGGAGAAGGCGTAACAGTCGCAACGAGATCGCCACAGATTAACAACATAAGCGTCACCTATGTTCTATATGTAATACAagttcaaaagaaataatttattaaaggatatatgtttaattagaataattttctaatatatagcaaaatttttaaaaatatttaagatgcGAATGTaaacttaataaataatattaggtTGTTTatggattattattttgcaCAATATTTTgatacgtatttatttctaatatatattgcaataaaaatgaaataattacataattcaacttgaaaaatatttcatttatatttttcagataaatcaaaattagtaaaatctctataaaaaaagaagttttgtATATTGACTATCGATTCCTATACTTACTTGTACAAAGTTTAGATCATTAGAATCCtaaatatgttttatacaTATTGCATCATTAGAATAGTAATGATAGGAAAGATCATCGAAGGTCTTGATCTTTCatgaatttaacatttttatgaataaaaaattattgatatttctttgTCGTTCTGTTATTCATTTCTAGGTATTCGatgtatttttatcttttttcgcGCGTAAATTCTACGTTTGCCGTGTAATgagtagaagagaaaaagaggagggggaagaaatgcatattaaaaacataaataaaaaaaatatataggattAACGCAGTATCATCCGGCGATTCACAATGGAACGTGCCATAATGGAGTTGTATCGGTTTAATCTTGACGATATATTTGATTAGTGTGACGTTCGTAATGCCTTTAATAGGATTAGAAGAGGACACAATGAATACCATTAGATAATATCGTCATGTTGGGCAGTACTGGATACGATCAATTGATAGTCTGTGTTCGACATTGTTCTTCGCATAGCGCGCTGGGAAGCGTCTTATACGCTGCTAGCAGACGACATATGCTTTGGATATCGTTGATACAAAAACATATTTGacaatcttttaataattgttattagtaATTGGTTCCTACGAAATGTCATCGCCAACACAAGTGGttagtaaatataatgaaaatagttTTCTCATTCCATCAATGTTTTCATTACGCTATATTTATATCAGAAATATAACGCATAAGCAACTTCAGttgtgtctttctttttcattgttatcaatcagaaatataacaaagaaaaaaacgtcGGTTTGAAAcatgaaatttgaaaaaatgattcgtttttgttttttgtgaTTAtggaattaaaattcaatatttacgTTTGAATAAAGTTATTACAGCGATAAatgtgatttattttttttggaatataaatagaagtttgctttctctttctctctttctttctgtctctcttttcctttgtttgttattttctttgtctctatGTTATCATACTTGCACATATACTactttatttaacatatatcattatatcagtttgataaatttaatcttgTTTACTAAAGACTAAAagttatcttttttcatttgctgtttgtaattaaatataattatactatttatACTTTTAGGAAGAACCAAATATGTCctaaattattgtttttgttaattataaatattgtacgaGTATAGAATCCTTTATGTTGCAGATAAAAAGTGTTGGCCCAAAATTAGTTCCATTTTTTAAAAGTGTGTCTGTATATTTTGTACTATTAGCAGAGCAGCCGTCTTTATTAACAGCATGCTTCAAATGTTTGCCAATAATAAGTCTTATCATATTTGTTTTGTTACATGGAATTAGTTTATCCAAAGAGTAAGtttgatataatttcatattgcatttatttataaaattatattaattgtaagtaaataattacttattgTAAAAgcatttgtataaatatatgtttttatataaatacatatattgtataaatacatatttttataatttacaggTATACTTTTTCTAGACGTATTTTAACAGGTTTAGTCTTCAGTTGTATAGGAGATGCTTTGCTAGTATGGCCGAATTGTTTCATTGCAGGAATGTGCATGTTTGCTATTGCTCAAATCATGTACATCTATGCATTTGGTTTTAAACCGATAAATTTGGTACTTGGTGCTATAATGTACACATTATGTTCCCTAGGTAAAAAATATCTTGATATTTATGCTATTAGTATAACATGGAATAACAAAAATCCTATGTTTCAGTCATATGTCTTTTAATGCCTGGTCTAAGTGGTATTCTAGTCATAGGTGTTCCGATTTATACAGTGTTATTAACTACAATGGCATGGAGAGCCATCTCACGAGTACAATTTTTTGGGGttagtataaattatttcatttctcatattaaataataattattttaaaatttaaagaattattgatttaGTTGAAATCTTTCTATAgagatctattttatttatcttcaagTGGACAATTATCTTTGTTGTTTATATATGCCCCTATTGTATCTTATCTCTATATGCTATTATCtgcaattataatttattgttgtttttcaGATCTTTctaaacgaatattttaatttttatgattttccaATGTAGCAGCAATTTTTTCAACTATCTATATAGAATTCATTGCAATAAATCTAGTAATCCATTATcttgttactttttattaagtGAAGAGTTAGGGTCACTTCAATTGAGTCaaatgtacatgtatgtattaatagaatatatgttCAAagtgtttcttctttatcacTGGTAATCATAAAAGTAGTCTCCCTACagtttataatttcataatttcaaaaaatcagatctttcaaataaatctaagttaattcatattttactATCATAGTATCTGtgttaaagtatatatttgtatttttgtttattaggAATTATGGACATGGACAAAATTATGCAGCTGTGTTGGCAGTATATGCTTTCTAATATCTGATACACTACTTGGTAtccattattttcgtaatcCATTACCGTACTCTCAGGTATGTTTAAACATTTACTCAATTTACATTAGTTAAATAATCCAACAATTTTACTTTGCTTTCAGGTGTCTATCATGTTGACATATTACACAGCTCAATTAGGAATAGCTTTAAGTGCAGTagattcaaaaaataattacaatactGTTGATAGTACAAAGCCTGTTGGTAAaatcagaaaataaaacaaagttatCTTTTAGAATGACATAGAAAAATAGGTGGCAATGAATTTtagaagtataaaaatattaaattgatagaTGTAGagtatatctttataattagagatattactttatatgtggtaaagtttttttctctattctatAATACTATTAATCTATCACTGCCAATAATATAGGCATGAATTTATCTTCAACAactcactatatatatatatacagtgtcACTTTAGATATAATACTATATCACACATATAATGAAAGATGTATTTGAGAATATCAGTATATTAGTAAATGTATTTGGAAATACTTTTATCCACTAAATCGATGTAGCTAATGGATCTATTGTTATACCTGCATGCACGTTTGTGCATGTGTGATTTAAAAATCGTTGATATAAAACCGTTAGATATGttcattgttataataatagcaaatatttctcttaatgAATAGTGTTACTCTTTATGAGCTTAGTACGAACAATTCTTAGTTTAATAAcagtaaacatttttttatccttttaaaaaagtatataaactTTGCACATACTTTCTCCTAGTAAAGttgttgttatatatatttttatgaaaacaaaatgCTTATTATTCAGTTATTGATACTATAAAGTCATGTTCTTTCATGACAAGATCtctataattatgtatatttgcATACCATTTCTTCGGACCAATATCAATTGATATAGTACCATCTATTAGACAGTTGATTATACTTGCCTTACACTCTGTGTGTAATCCCTTCATgacataataatgaaaaacattACATCACAACTCTAAATGTTACAATGAGTCTgtacattttaaaaagaattttctaaaaagaaatgtgTCAGATATTTTGTATTCTATATGGCAACAAAATCATGTAATGTTTGTTCTATAGACATGTGtagaaacgaaaatagaaCAGATGATGAcagattttctatatataaaatattagtttatttaaaGGTGTGAacagaaaattgaaaaattaatcgttcaatgataaaatttattattattacgatttagTAAATGACTAATTTGAATAGGGTTATCTTTCAATATTCCTAAACGTatgctatatataaatattaaattgtatttgatgcaaatattatttgaagtatgaagaatgatttttaatgattcaatatttatatgtatgtacaacttatgtacatgtatgtatgtatgtaatattccTATATGTATTCTAGCTCGCAATTAGTTACTGTGGTGTAATATATTTGTTGATATATCAgagtatatataatgtaatgtaatagataaaatgtattttgaaTAGACAAGATGGGCAATATATTTTAGTGATAATAAAGCAGAAATACTACTAAGATTTCATATTGTACAAATCTACGTTTTAAACAAAGTCGTTAAGattgtaatatacatacatatatatataatatatatatacatatatatatatatatatatatatatatatatatatatatatatatttatatattatataatgatatagcACTgcaaattacaatataatacaatgttCATATCATTTATCTTTAAGCTTACTCTTTCACCTCTAACTGCCGTATAGTAGAGAGTTAGACACAATATCCAAGaaggtataataaataagtctTTGTGAAGAATTCATAGAAACTCTTAGTGTTAAAAATGAATGTTATTACGTACACAATGtgttatacaataaatatgatttcaaaaaattaattatggtTAGAggatttatatcatttttaatcttacAATATCTCTAAATTATCGAAATGTGACGTAAATACAGCGCGAGAAgcgtaatttaatataataagttaGAGAGAAGAGCGTTGTAAACACATTTCTGTCTTTTTACCAAAATAACTTGGATGTTATCTACAAATGAAATATGCTTTGAATGTGCCTGTTATAAcgattcatatatgtatgaattaaTGTCATTGATAATTCGAAAGATATATGATTATCAGTAATCATTCGAAAGTTAAAGATATCGGTATGTTTATGTTATCAATTTTTTGGAAAATCAATTAAGAAAACGTTTAAATCCAACCGCCCATAATTTGACCGGTCGCTTTAGACTTTCCACGTAATTTTGTTGTAGCCACTGGAACATTATCTTCTTGCTGCTTTGAAGTCTTTGGTACTTCTTTATCtgttccctctttcttctttttctcttcctcttctttcttctttttctcttcctcctctttcttctttttctcttcttcctctttcttctttttctcttcctcctttttcttctttttctcttcctcctctttcttctttttctcttcctcttctttcttcttttcttcttcttcttttttttttccatcatcTACATTTTGATCCTTGGTTGGTTCTTGGGTTGCCTTACCTTCATCAGCTTTGCCAGATTTACTTGCTGAGGTTTGTGTCTCGTCTGATATCTTGCTGACATCATCCTCTCTCGGATCTTCAGGTATTGGCGATGGAGTTCTAAGTTCTGCAGGCTTTCCATCTGGTGTTAACTTATCACCCTGTTTATCGATACTTCCAGCGctcattgattttaatattcctTTCTTCAGAGACTCTGACAAAATTAACTTTGGACGTTCACCTTCGGACATTTTTACCTTCACACTTGATCTTTGAGAGGAAGTTGCATTCTTCCCTTCTCCTGCTCCTTCTCCTTCTGCTTCAGTTTCTgtttcatcattttcatttttattacccTCAACAAAATTGGATTTACTCAACAAATGTTTTAATGTACATACAAATTgagtatctatatattattaactgaCCTTCCGTATCTTCAACTTCATCAATCTGCTTAATTCGTTTCATCATGAATTTGGCATAAGCGATTCTCGTCGTAGGCGTCACTTCGGATAGATTTGGATTATATTCGAGCAAACGATTAGGATCAAGAGAGGCTAAATCGGAATTTGCTTGACCCCGCATACTTCTACGAATACTCCGTCTCGTTTGCTTTGCGAATGCCTCATTCGAACTTCCTATTGGATCTTTAGCAAACGTGTTCTGTCGAACAACGGCATtccaatctttctttttactaccGCTACCTTTACGTCCGATCGCTTTAGCAATTTGACTGAACACATCTTTCggttctttttcatttgcttGTATAACTGCATTCACGATGCCTTCTACTATACCAATCTGGAAATCCTTTTGCAAGCGACGTTCCATTACTCGACCCTTTTTACCAGATACTACGAACAAATATACATTAGTTTATATATCTAAGTATATATAGGATGGGGCATTTAAGTTCGAATAcctaaatattttcgttatctaTGGTTTTATGAAAGAAGTCCTTAGGacaagattatattatttaatagggCACATATAGCGATAAGATAATTTGTTTTCTaaacttatttttttgaaGTGATTTCAAGAATTAAGGATTAAGGACTTCttccataaaataaataagggaGATATTTAGGTGTTCTCATTGAAATTCtacattttgtataaataagtTTAAAATTTAACTAGTAAGTTTAAATTTTaactttaaattaaaattttaaatagtaGTGATTTTTAGTAAAACATTGTATACTAATTGCTACCAACATGCAGCGTCCTGTTTATCAAGAGTCGGCGTTCGCATTCCATTCTGACGGAGAATGTCGATTAATTCATATCGTAATGTCGAAATGTCTTGTCGAATTTCCATGACATCGTCTTCCGTAATACCAAATTCATCACGTTTTCTTTGTTCCGCTGTCACGTAACGACGAATAAGTAATCGCATTACGGTGTCATGCCTGATCATTGCTTTCTCTCGtgattttttctaaaatacgAGTTTATAATTAGCAGAAACGTTTcctttaaaaatcatataaatgaCATGAGAATATATAAAGTGCAAAAGATTAAATATACTTACGATTAAAGACCGTGTAGGTCGTGAAGTTTTGCCACATTTAAGAATCTTGTCAAAAGTTTTACTCGTTGGAACCATGTTAAACGGTGGTGGCACAGTGTCACCATCTTCAAAGTAACTCATCCAAAGATGACTTCGTGCAAATTTCCACTCTGTATCAGCTCTTTcctaaaaataacaaaattacgttcattttcttccctgtttccttctttattaGGAATGGTAACacttttactattttataacaataccGAAATGATCTGATAGGAATTAGACATCATAGCAATTAGCATATTGAGTAATACAATAACGTTGATGACCGAATATGATCCAAACATAAGCAGAGCCCAGAATCttgtaaaactttttattccGGTTAGATCAAAAGACATCAAATCTACCATACCAAAACTTGCCCAAAATAGTGACTGTGAGGTTTCAAAAagactaaaaataaaataaataaatacgtttaGTAAatcatatttgattttattcgaaggattaaaaatatcttttttatacttagCAAATCTTCGCCATATCGAGCAAGCTTTTTCTTGATTATCAAAATCCGGCAATCCGTTAGGCATATGATAACATTTCATCTTTTCCAAGTCAGCATAATACCACATTAATTGATTCATACCACAGCCAAAAGCGAATAGAACGAgtgtataaataaagaaaaatttaataatatctattatcatTCTACCTAAAGAAATCTGTAAAGGTCCGAGATGTGGATTTACACTGAATATGTGAACGAGTTTCAAGAAACtgaaatatatagatgtaaaaaaattatatagggaaatttgtacaattttgagaaatatttattatgatagttgataaaaaaatttacctAAATATCATTCC encodes the following:
- the LOC124952477 gene encoding 60S ribosomal protein L5 is translated as MGFVKVVKNKQYFKRYQVKFKRRREGKTDYYARKRLTIQDKNKYNTPKYRLIVRLSNKDITCQIAYSRIEGDKIVCAAYSHELPRYGIKVGLTNYASAYCTGLLVARRLLKNLGLDTLYPGTIDVTGDEYNVEELDDGPGAFRCYLDTGLTRTTTGARVFGAMKGAVDGGLNIPHSTKRFPGFDSESKSFNAEVHRKHIFGQHVANYMRTLEQQDDEVYKKQFSQYIKNGIVANNIEDMYKKAHEAIRANPEHVKVTKDKEPVKKRWNRAKLSLSERKNRVAQKKASFLKTLAELDA
- the LOC124952482 gene encoding lysoplasmalogenase-like protein TMEM86A encodes the protein MSSPTQVIKSVGPKLVPFFKSVSVYFVLLAEQPSLLTACFKCLPIISLIIFVLLHGISLSKEYTFSRRILTGLVFSCIGDALLVWPNCFIAGMCMFAIAQIMYIYAFGFKPINLVLGAIMYTLCSLVICLLMPGLSGILVIGVPIYTVLLTTMAWRAISRVQFFGELWTWTKLCSCVGSICFLISDTLLGIHYFRNPLPYSQVSIMLTYYTAQLGIALSAVDSKNNYNTVDSTKPVGKIRK
- the LOC124952435 gene encoding transient receptor potential protein isoform X1, with the protein product MNPSESQQDLLSNEARAPSVQSLNPPPDYVLGPVEKHFLLSAERGDCATVKRLLEENKDNPDILNINCVDPLNRSALIAAIENENIELIKLLLELGIQVKDALLHAIKEEYVEAVEILLEWEEKIHIVGQPYSWEAVDRSSSNFTPDITPLVLAAHKNNYEILKILLDRGATLPTPHDARCGCDECVISSEEDSLRHSQSRINAYRALTSPSLIALSSRDPLLTAFELSWELRRLSRMEQEFRFEYNEMREQTQHFATALLDHARTSYELEIMLNYNPTGDNWEPGERQTLERLKLAIKYKQKQFVAHPNVQQLLAAIWYDGLPGFRRKSMIGQLIEVGKLGAMFPVYSTIYMMSPTSQMGLFMKKPFVKFICHSSSYAFFLMLLGMASQRIEYLAIELFGNVWMREILAGWKRRERGCIPGFVESGVIIYVISLVIGEIRSLWSDGLIEYVSDLWNIVDFIQNTFYVIWIGMRMTAWFIVQREYWSGEDPWYPRDKWHAFDPMLLSEGAFAAGMIFSFLKLVHIFSVNPHLGPLQISLGRMIIDIIKFFFIYTLVLFAFGCGMNQLMWYYADLEKMKCYHMPNGLPDFDNQEKACSIWRRFANLFETSQSLFWASFGMVDLMSFDLTGIKSFTRFWALLMFGSYSVINVIVLLNMLIAMMSNSYQIISERADTEWKFARSHLWMSYFEDGDTVPPPFNMVPTSKTFDKILKCGKTSRPTRSLIKKSREKAMIRHDTVMRLLIRRYVTAEQRKRDEFGITEDDVMEIRQDISTLRYELIDILRQNGMRTPTLDKQDAALSGKKGRVMERRLQKDFQIGIVEGIVNAVIQANEKEPKDVFSQIAKAIGRKGSGSKKKDWNAVVRQNTFAKDPIGSSNEAFAKQTRRSIRRSMRGQANSDLASLDPNRLLEYNPNLSEVTPTTRIAYAKFMMKRIKQIDEVEDTEETEAEGEGAGEGKNATSSQRSSVKVKMSEGERPKLILSESLKKGILKSMSAGSIDKQGDKLTPDGKPAELRTPSPIPEDPREDDVSKISDETQTSASKSGKADEGKATQEPTKDQNVDDGKKKEEEEKKKEEEEKKKKEEEEKKKKKEEEKKKKEEEEKKKKEEEEKKKKEEEEKKKKEGTDKEVPKTSKQQEDNVPVATTKLRGKSKATGQIMGGWI